A section of the Streptomyces sp. NBC_01591 genome encodes:
- a CDS encoding ABC transporter permease — protein MTITMNATKPDDGVLIRRPGPQELHPVRTHRRRRTLEIALAVAVPLLLVLLWQLAAAQSWIDDRVYPAPSTILADGLDRAGAGELWPDVWATLKRVLGGYAIGTVAGYALGLLMGSLSLVRAALEPLLDALYVVPKLALLPVFLNMFGLGEGPQIALVAATVFFFVWISTMAAVLAVPVGHRDAGQVFGASPWQMFRHVLLPASLPAVLVGARIAAGVAVLVIVASEQIAAADGLGHLIFDSRALFQNDVMFVGIVCVAVLGVVFSEVVRIAGRLLTPWAPRDRGRGRS, from the coding sequence ATGACCATCACCATGAACGCCACGAAGCCCGACGACGGCGTCCTGATCCGCAGACCGGGCCCGCAGGAGCTGCATCCGGTACGCACCCACCGCAGGCGCCGCACCCTGGAGATCGCGCTCGCCGTCGCCGTACCGCTGCTCCTCGTGCTGCTCTGGCAACTGGCCGCCGCACAGTCCTGGATCGACGACCGGGTCTACCCCGCCCCCTCCACCATCCTGGCGGACGGCCTGGACCGGGCGGGCGCCGGTGAGCTGTGGCCGGATGTATGGGCCACGCTCAAGCGGGTCCTGGGCGGCTATGCAATCGGCACCGTCGCGGGATACGCGCTCGGCCTGCTGATGGGCTCGCTCTCCCTCGTACGGGCGGCGCTGGAGCCGTTGCTCGACGCCCTGTACGTCGTGCCGAAGCTGGCCCTGCTGCCGGTCTTCCTCAATATGTTCGGCCTCGGTGAGGGACCGCAGATCGCCCTGGTCGCCGCGACCGTCTTCTTCTTCGTCTGGATCTCCACCATGGCGGCCGTGCTCGCCGTCCCGGTCGGGCACCGTGATGCCGGTCAGGTCTTCGGCGCCTCGCCCTGGCAGATGTTCCGCCATGTGCTGCTGCCCGCCTCGCTGCCCGCGGTCCTGGTCGGGGCACGGATCGCGGCAGGAGTGGCGGTGCTCGTCATCGTCGCCTCCGAACAGATCGCCGCGGCCGACGGACTCGGCCATCTGATCTTCGACTCCCGGGCGCTGTTCCAGAACGACGTGATGTTCGTCGGCATCGTGTGTGTGGCGGTCCTCGGTGTCGTCTTCTCCGAAGTGGTGCGGATCGCCGGGCGGCTGCTCACGCCGTGGGCCCCGCGCGACCGCGGCCGCGGTCGGTCCTGA